The nucleotide window CAATCTCTGCTCACAATCGTCTTTATATTGGAATAGAAAAGTTCCGACTAAACGAACATaaggaaaactaaaataaaaattaaggaaaaataatatttaaatttaagaaaatatcaTTTGATGGCTCCCTAAGGGGAATTCTTAGGTCGACTCCCCTCCTCTAATGAGGTTATAATGTTGTATATATTGGCAAAAAAAACTAAATGAAATCCAATAGACTAAAGTGTCCTTTCAATTATAATGTTAATTAGGGTTTTAGGTTAGAAAAAGACCTTTAATTGCCCTAAAAATCGCAGCCGTCACACGTAGGAATTTTCGGTTGCACAGAAGTCGGTTTCACAACCCCAATTCCATTGCCGCAACACCGATGCCTATTTTGTTCCAAGATTTTATTTTTCACTTCGATATTTGATGTTGCGACACTGGATGCCTGTGTCGCAACATGGTTGTCGTCCTTTGTGTTTTTGGGCCTAAATTGGCACCCTGCATACTCAAATAGCCTGTTAGTCATTCTCGAGACTCGATTTGGCCTAACGGGTCGTCGAAACACTAGAAAATATGTAAAAACCCTTATTTTGCTAATAATTAGATCTAAGCtactaaaacaaaaaaaatgaaacaaaatgtCATAAAATGACTTGAAATCAAGCTTATTAAGTGTTGAAAAGTCTCTAATATGCCACAATGAATTGTGGCAAATCAACAATTTACAAGGAAAAGGGAAAACAAACGGGATAAGCAtatgaaatgcttagtaagttcataagtattaaaaaaaaaacttaccttAGCTTTTAGTTAAATACATTAAGCTACCACAATGTTACCATAGTTTAGTTGAACATAACAATTCATGACATCAACAAGGTGAATATTATACCACAATCAAACCATATGATGCTATGCTAGTTCATGACATATTAGACAACAATTTCAAATTCATACTTAACCTAGGGATAATTTCATCGCATACATATAATTTCATCGCATACATTTCATAGTCATCATTCAAATACATTGTTCAagttcaattcaatatttttccaTTTGAACATCACGTTCTTTTTATCTCAATTCAATTTTTCGTTTTATATAATTTGTTTCACTTGATGAACCATAGTAAATGGACTCGGATACACAAGTAGCTACATCAAACCAATTGCTTATTCGAGCTAAGTATATTTGTGTTAggttacccgttcgggctaaacctTTGTAATGATTCTTCCATTTGCTTGTCCAAgctaagtatatatatacatgtcaggtTACTCATCCAGGCTAGACCTTTAAAATGACATTAGGTTACTTGTCCGAGCTAAACTTGTGCCACATGTATTTGAGTATTCGCAACAAATGTTGAACCTCGGTAATCCTCTGTAATCAATCCCGTACTAGCAGGCACAAAATCTTatagcatgccaattgtatcctaaaCTTTACTAAGTTCCACAggtcatattttcatttataactatcattttacaatttagtcaaatTCTCATCTTTCATACCAATTTACAACCAATTAATCCATAATCTATCATACATATACAAATCAAACACATAATTACTTAAACACATAAGTACCATATGAATTTACCAGGTCAAAATAACAAACAAGTTGAACCTCCAAGGACTAAgagataattttagtttttttctcaATTATCTCCGTTTTGATCCAATTCTTGATCTATTCAATTATTTCATTCATtccatcaatatcaaacatttataCATTATATCATGATCTAAACGAACCTATAAACTTCATTTTCGatacctctaaagttttactttattcaatttagtctctaaaatcGAAATAGtcataactttcaattttgaaCCTCGGCTTGAAAATCGACCTCAATTATTATAGACCCTCTACTACTTTTATTACTGAAATTTCACCTCATcttcacaatttattcactttaatTCTTATGTACAAAGCTAACAACCAaacattacaatttagtcattttccataatctaagcttaaaatgtatcaatttaacaccaatttcttcaataaatcaacaatgaaaactttcaaaaactttaacagttttgcaaattggtacataggctagctaaatcaagctcccatgacctcaaaaacataaaaattacaagaaaatgacttaattgaactCACCAATTAATAGTTGAAAGCTTGAACTCAAGGTTCCGACCTCGTCGTCAACAATGTTCGATAATTTCGTTTACGAATGGTATTAGCTTCAAAACTAATTAATCATAGccaaataaccaaatataaaAGCCTACTTTACAATTAAATCTTTTTTTCTAATCTTAATATCTGAAATACTCGTATCTCATTATTTATCTGATCGAATCAAAATTCGACTTTGTATTTATTCACTAAGGACCAGAAGCTTTCAATCCATAACAAAAATTTTCCAACAGCTTTCGTTgtattcaatttggtctttaaCAAGTACACAACTATAATTTCAATCATAATCTCACCAATCTAATAACTAACATACCCTTCACATGCCAGGCTAATACAATCAAATACATCATGTTTTCAAGTTCAAATGGCGATTTAATATAAACAATCTATCATTTAGGTTAGCTAAATCAAACTCAGACTATCATGaatctataaaaatataaaagaaataactCACCTAAATTACCAATTTTGGATTCGACAATGGCTTGAAAGTAGAAgaattttgcttttttttttttcttttatttcaaacgGCAAAAGAGAAGAAGATGAATGATAATCTTTCTCTCTCCCACTCAACCATATGTATAGATAGATAGATTATTAGCAAAGTGATCAAGTTGATTATATTATTAACTTATTACTTATTACTTAATCATGTTATAATATTCATTAGTGGATAATGAAGACTTAACatttattaagcactaacatattttttattttggtttaattattccACGATCCTTAATTAAATCGCACAATAAGCTCtcttaatttcctttaactaaaTTCTTCCTAATTTACTCGCcttataatttagtctttttactaTTTATTTGATACTCTATCTAATTAATTACTAAAacagaaattaatttttaatttaattacttatcttttattttctaattctttACACGCTTGAAACTGTTCGATAAAAATCTTTAAATGGTTCGATTTCATATATTCGGTCCCGAAATTATCTTTTTCAACACTGATAAAATTAGGTCGTTATAATTTTcccttttaaaaaatttcatcttTAAAATTTGTCTATTAGCCACGGGAGTTTCTGCGAATGTAGTCATCTTTCCATTACTTGCGAAATACCTCGATGTTAAACATTTTCCTGGGTAACTACTTACATGAACACGTTATCATCATTATAACTTCTTTGCCTCTCTTTCGAACTTATTAACCTTCTTGTTTACACTCGACTTAgtattaattataatataaaaatgctaaaataaataaaatttatattttatttgaagGGTACAATTTCAAAAATTACTATTAAGTTCTTGTTTACTAAGAATCACATTGTTAGGCACACCTCATTCATGAGAAAATACAAATCACTACTGTAGGTACATATCTATCAGCATTCATATTAtatcatttaattttttattttacgaattttttatgtttagtaCATTTCTTTTAGTACTGCCAATACAATAAGTAATTGTATTATTGTCAAACCCATCTATTAATAAAAAATGTTCACTCCAAATTCATGTCGTAGAATTAAATTGTGCCAAAAAGGAAGCTTTTTATTAAAATGAAGGGCGTACAATCTGAGAAGCAAGAACCCTTAAACAAATGGCAGACGAACAAACACAGAGACACCCCAAAAGAAAAATCAATACTCCACTGCCGTCCACAAGAAGGCATGCAAGAAAAGCTGACGCGGATGACATTGACTAAAGGACCTTCAAAGTTGTAGCAACACAAATCATCACAGCTTCATGCCAATGCCAATGGGTCTTTGTTACACTTATTACAACTATAATAAATGTCACCCTACGTGCAAATACTAATCTCAAATTAGTTTAGCTATAAATTCGTCAACATTTTGGTCTGATTTTCCACCTTCATCAACTGCCTTCTTAGCCAAGTTCTTCCACTTGATTGAATTCTTTTTAATCCCTTCGCCTTTTTTCCCAACTTCCGTGAGTAGTTCCTTTATGCACCGTATGATAGTCTCTTTTCTCACAATCCCTTTCTCATCGGGACGAGCTCTTATTCCGATTCTCCATACATCCTCTATGTACTTGGCATTAGTGCATTGGTCGGTCCATTGAGGCAATGCTAGCATCGGAACTCCGAGGCTCAGTGCTTCCAGAGTCGAATTAAAGCCGCAATGGGTGAGAAAGCAACCTACGGACTCATGCGACAGCACCTCCAATTGAGGGCACCATGTCACCACCAAACCCTTATGTGAGGTCTCTTTTATATAATTGTGTGGAAGTTTGGCCTTCTCGGTTTCCCTGACGACCCACAAGAAGTAGCCATTTCGGTCTTTCAATGCCCAAGCTATCTCCTCCATTTGCTCAATCCCTAGTGATGCAATGCTTCCGAATGATACATATACCACCGAGTCCTTTGGCTTTCCACTTAGCCAACTCATGCAAGCGGTAACATTTGGCTTGAACATATTCATACCGTAGTGTTTGTCATTTTCGAGTCTTTTATCCAAGTAGATAGACGGAATCGTCGGTCCTACTGTCATCACGTTCCAAAATTTTGACATCCAATCCACCACCTATTTACAGAAATCCATGAGGCCAAAGTTAACCCATTTAAatgatttttgtaattttatttttaagttacaaTTAAAATTGGTAATTATAAGTATCAAAATAAGTAATTAATTCAACTTTGGCTAACTCAATAAAATAATATGGAGTCAAACCCAAACCCATATGATGGCTTGATGGTTAAAGGTATTCACCGCCCTAGGTGTGGACTAAGTTTGAGACGTGTTAGTTGCGTTGGTTATTTAGACTTTTCCCTGTTATTGTAATGCTTCACCGCAAGtaacatgtaaaatattttttatattcaaaatttaataataaaataaaatattcaaatgtCAATGTAGTAGTAAATAAATAAGGGTATTTTTATTAGTTTAGTTTCTTTTAAActcatgcttatatatatatattaatattataaataatattaataagtgtTTTTGCAGCATAAAACACATTGTATTCTCATATAAAGAATATGGGTTTGAACTTTGGAAACGACATTGTAAAGAGGCTCAATCACAAACTTGAACATGAATTATAAAACGaacataaaagataaaaataaatataaatataaacgtATCATATGATGATATTAACAATGTTTATAAACATAAAGTATCATAAACATTACATATAATATCATTTAATGTAATATGATAggttttctataaaaaaattttatgaaatgaaTTTGGATTGTGTTATCATTATgtacaaataaaattaattattaaattcaaataaaaatatttctaacGTATAAAAATTTAAGAATTGAATTAGACTAAATCAATCcgattaaaatatgtcataagtctatgtatttttcataaatttaaaatttagtcattgtatttttatttctaggatttagTCCTCTACATTTCAAATCTCAAATCTaaatgttaatatttttaaacttattttgTCAAATTCAAACTCATTATAACATTTTTTAGTTATATTACTGccaagtgagtatttttttaattttaaaatatcacaccAATCAATTTAACAGTGCTAATAGCtagatttgaatttaaaatttgaaaaagtagagaaattaaatttatgaaaataaaactatatagactaaatttcaaatttgtaaAAAGTATAAGTAACTATTACGTATTTTAGCCATCAATCCATCCCAAATTTATTTGAAGCGAAAATAATTCGAGCTCCAAAAAACTGATCCCGAAAAGGTTATTCAAATTTGAGAAGATTCAAGTCAAGAAAACTAAGCCCAAAAAATCCGAACACAAACtagctaaaataaaaataatccaaaaacaTCACCATCTGAACTCGCTGACCTGTCTGTTTGCCACAAAAAATTTCAGTTAAGAACATAAAAATCACAATCGCCAATCATTGCATGAACATCCACGATAAAGCAAATCGAAATCGTTGGCAGCTAGCAACCGATAAATGTTTGGTGTTAAAAGAAATACGCACTATACCTCTGGCTCCAATTCGTAAAAATGGTTGAAAAGCACCCAATCAGCTTCGTCAATGTTGGAGAACTGATCCACAAGCACATCAAGCCAAGCCCGATGCAATCCATAAATAGCAACAAAAGATGGTAACTCCGAAACATGAAGCGGAGGCATTGCTGGAAGAGAAACATGAGATCCTTGGAGTGGCAGCTGAAGGTGTCCCTTATAAACATGGTAATACACGCTGTTAACGGCACAAGATTGCGTAAAAAACGCGGCCGATAATATCCCAAACTGCTTCGcgacatcaagtgcccacggtaACACAGTATCGTAGACAAGGGCATCAACAGGATGAGCAGTATGGCGAAGTTTCTTGATTAAAGCTGCTAAGCTCTTGGGGCCTACGTTCCAGAAAGTTGAGAGATAGGCATAAGGGGTATCCGCCTGCTCAAACCCGCCTTCATCGAAGCCGTCAGATATGGTGCAGAGATCGATGGAGGCGGATGAATCGAAAAACAAGGACTTAGAGAGGAAGACGGTGGGTACCAGGGTAGCTTTGACGCCTTTGGAGTGTAAGCGTTTAGCGAATTGGAGCATGGGGTTAATGTGACCTTGACCAGGGAATGGAAAGATCAAAACATGAGGCTTTTTGGCGTTGTTTTGCATCCCCATTTAATCTCTTTTTCGGTATCAAATTGCTCACTACCACTATCAGCTGCTATGCTCCTCAAAGCAAGAAGTATGTTCTTATTTATATAGCGATACCGAACATAGATCATAATCCCTCATTAATTTTTGttaaaagaagaaaaggaaagaaattgagtGGCAAAAGCAAAATACAGGCTCCTCGGTTAAATTTGCAGGTGCCTGCGTCCACAAGCAATATTACGTTCTCCTCTTTGCATGGGCCACCAGGTGAAGGTCCCCCAACACGAATAGATTTCCCTCACCCCGATTGCGTGGCACTTTTGGTGTCTTCCGAATGTTTTTCGTCCACAAGCCTGCCTCTTAATTGAGTCCCAATTCCCTGCCCACTCTAAATTTTgacactttaatttttttttttcttattttgtgtTGTTTAATTTTgttaaccaaaaattttagacaAATAGTACTGGACATATTGAGTGGAGAAGATAGATCCAGAgaagaaattaaattaaacagTAGACTTTGAGACATGGGTGACGCTTTCCAAAAAGAACTATTTGCCTCAACACAAAGTTGCTAAAGGGTTAAGACAAAGGTCTTCCCGGGATACAATGAAACTTTTGAATTTCCTTTAATAAGCAAAATTGGGGTATTCCCTAACTCTTACTTTAATTTCTGAAAATAAGATTGATTATAATAATATTTGTGAGTACCATAGACCCTCTATTTATATGCAGTGAATGGATCTTATTTTGAAGAGTCACAATCCTTCATGTTAGACATACGTCTTAGAAGAAATATATCTCATGGAAATGTATTCATTGAATGATAAATCATCACTTTCTAAATTTGAATAAGTGCTCATCCATAATTAAATTTGCAATCTACAATTTTCAATAATCCCCCACTAAATTGCTAATTCTAGAAAATAAGTACACAACGATT belongs to Gossypium arboreum isolate Shixiya-1 chromosome 7, ASM2569848v2, whole genome shotgun sequence and includes:
- the LOC108486274 gene encoding UDP-glycosyltransferase 74G1-like; translated protein: MGMQNNAKKPHVLIFPFPGQGHINPMLQFAKRLHSKGVKATLVPTVFLSKSLFFDSSASIDLCTISDGFDEGGFEQADTPYAYLSTFWNVGPKSLAALIKKLRHTAHPVDALVYDTVLPWALDVAKQFGILSAAFFTQSCAVNSVYYHVYKGHLQLPLQGSHVSLPAMPPLHVSELPSFVAIYGLHRAWLDVLVDQFSNIDEADWVLFNHFYELEPEVVDWMSKFWNVMTVGPTIPSIYLDKRLENDKHYGMNMFKPNVTACMSWLSGKPKDSVVYVSFGSIASLGIEQMEEIAWALKDRNGYFLWVVRETEKAKLPHNYIKETSHKGLVVTWCPQLEVLSHESVGCFLTHCGFNSTLEALSLGVPMLALPQWTDQCTNAKYIEDVWRIGIRARPDEKGIVRKETIIRCIKELLTEVGKKGEGIKKNSIKWKNLAKKAVDEGGKSDQNVDEFIAKLI